In Ostrinia nubilalis chromosome 12, ilOstNubi1.1, whole genome shotgun sequence, one DNA window encodes the following:
- the LOC135076618 gene encoding uncharacterized protein LOC135076618, which translates to MAVGKITEFDLDCGNWQLYAERLEMYFKVNGISEEMKLPTLITTMGDRAYELLTNLASPRKPADMTFKENVLCSGKGNKRRMKIFWGMWRYSKKLSKNCEFRANLEENLRDQFICGIRDDGIRQQLFAKNQITFKESVAIAVSFESAVRDAAVVEAAADGASAGGRAAAGAYSTDAFSGSRSRLSAGRPSSVGGEDAINNLQIGGCFACGDYRHRRNECKFKEYECSRCKKVGHLRRMCPENSKTAAARFGGKNEGSRVAHRGNRGAAQSRGSRTPASTRAHYLEDARETAERDEEEEEPMYQMSLSSYKPI; encoded by the exons atgGCGGTCGGCAAGATAACGGAATTTGATTTGGATTGCGGAAACTGGCAGTTGTACGCGGAAAGGCtggaaatgtattttaaagtgaaCGGCATTAGTGAAGAAATGAAATTACCAACACTAATCACTACAATGGGAGACCGCGCATACGAACTATTGACGAACTTGGCGAGCCCACGGAAACCGGCCGACATGACTTTCAAGGAA AACGTTTTGTGTTCCGGCAAAGGAAACAAAAGGCGGATGAAAATATTTTGGGGTATGTGGCGGTACTCAAAAAAACTATCTAAAAACTGTGAATTTCGAGCGAATTTGGAAGAGAATCTCAGAGACCAGTTTATATGTGGCATACGTGATGATGGAATTCGTCAACAGTTATTTGCAAAAAACCAAATAACATTCAAGGAATCGGTGGCAATAGCGGTTTCATTCGAGTCGGCGGTGAGGGACGCGGCAGtcgtggaggcggcggcggaCGGAGCCAGCGCGGGCGGCCGGGCGGCCGCGGGCGCGTACTCCACAGACGCGTTCTCGGGGTCCCGCTCACGGCTGTCAGCGGGACGGCCTTCTTCAGTCGGCGGTGAAGATGCCATCAACAACCTACAAATTGGCGGTTGCTTTGCATGCGGGGACTACAGACATAGGCGGAACGAGTGCAAATTCAAAGAATACGAGTGTAGTAGGTGCAAGAAAGTGGGACATTTACGTCGAATGTGTCCAGAAAACTCTAAAACGGCGGCAGCACGTTTTGGTGGGAAGAATGAGGGGAGCCGAGTTGCCCACCGAGGCAATCGCGGCGCTGCACAGAGCAGAGGATCCAGAACCCCGGCATCCACCCGAGCCCATTACCTGGAGGACGCTCGGGAGACGGCAGAACGGGATGAAGAAGAGGAGGAGCCAATGTACCAGATGTCATTGAGTAGTTACAAACCG ATTTAA